The following coding sequences lie in one Drosophila sulfurigaster albostrigata strain 15112-1811.04 chromosome 2R, ASM2355843v2, whole genome shotgun sequence genomic window:
- the LOC133839229 gene encoding retinol-binding protein pinta, with product MSVGSLIDSLDTNADADNVTKAQEEGVQELRNWLDANPEINGCKTYESLSFFLRTCKFDLERTKKKLQVFYRMRAERSEWFDNCDPMLPEIQELLKLGVFLPVDGVDEHKRKVVIIRTAVHDPKRHTQNNVFKTSKMILDLLLKLEPDNCARGIVAIMDMEGVQLGHALQLNPKLIKRSVESWSAYPCQPKLLEFTNAPRHVNIFLNTFRVFMTAKIRSRVVVRRAGTTVVCKQLPRDLDGQGASYKELAMKWKKLLETHAEFYVEQGKYKSILK from the exons ATGTCAGTGGGCAGCTTAATTGATAGTCTGGATACGAATGCAGATGCGGATAATGTGACTAAGGCACAGGAAGAGGGAGTGCAGGAATTGCGCAATTGGTTGGATGCTAACCCCGAAATAAATGGATGCAAAACCTATGAAAGCTTGTCTTTCTTTCTGCGCACATGCAAATTCGACTTGGAGCGCACCAAGAAGAAACTGCAAGTGTTCTATCGAATGCGTGCGGAGAGAAGCGAGTGGTTTGACAACTGCGATCCCATGCTGCCCGAAATACAGGAGCTGCTGAAGCTAGGGGTGTTTCTGCCTGTCGATGGCGTCGATGAACACAAACGAAAGGTGGTCATCATCCGCACTGCGGTCCACGATCCCAAGCGTCACACACAGAACAACGTATTTAAG ACGAGCAAAATGATATTGGATTTGTTGCTAAAACTGGAGCCAGACAATTGTGCACGCGGCATTGTGGCCATCATGGATATGGAAGGCGTGCAATTGGGTCATGCACTCCAGTTAAATCCCAAGCTGATCAAACGATCCGTGGAGAGCTGGTCAGCTTATCCATGTCAGCCCAAGCTACTGGAATTCACCAATGCGCCGCGTCACGTCAACATATTTCTTAACACCTTTCG cGTCTTTATGACAGCAAAGATACGATCCCGTGTCGTTGTTCGACGTGCTGGTACAACGGTCGTGTGTAAACAGCTGCCAAGGGATTTGGATGGACAAGGTGCCAGCTACAAAGAATTGGCTATGAAGTGGAAAAAGTTGCTCGAGACTCATGCTGAATTCTATGTGGAGCAAGGCAAATACAAAAGCATACTCAAGTAA
- the LOC133839223 gene encoding nucleolar protein 56: protein MSSLYVLYEHAAGFALFSVKEFEEVSMFLPQVESSVTDIAKFNSIVKLAGFSPFKSAIAALENINAISEGIVPQDLLHFLDDFFAKLKKKKCTLGIADAKLGAAITEAVGVQCSHFGVVPEILRGVRFHFAKLVKGFTDKSAGVAQLGLGHSYSRAKVKFNVHRSDNMIIQSIALLDQLDKDVNTFSMRIREWYSYHFPELVKIVPDNYMFAKAAKFIKDRKDLTQDKLEELEQIVMDSSKAQAIIDAGKMSMGMDISIVDLMNIELFAERVVKLSEYRKRLSTYLHNKMNLVAPNLQSLIGDQVGARLISHAGSLTNLAKYPASTVQILGAEKALFRALKTRSNTPKYGLIYHSSFIGRAGLKNKGRISRFLANKCSIASRIDCFLEQPTSVFGETLKQQVEDRLKFYESGDVPRKNIEVMKEAIEAAGQEANNTPQSEKKKKKRKETTNGTSNGNGKVLDEENGDPEADEEPKKKKKKKNKNKVAVEV, encoded by the exons Atg TCGAGTCTGTACGTACTCTATGAGCATGCGGCAGGTTTCGCACTATTCTCCGTCAAGGAGTTCGAGGAGGTTTCCATGTTTCTACCTCAAGTGGAGTCTTCTGTGACGGATATCGCCAAATTTAATTCCATTGTGAAACTGGCTGGCTTTTCGCCCTTCAAATCGGCTATAGCTGCTCTTGAGAACATCAATGCCATATCCGAGGGAATTGTGCCTCAAGATCTACTCCATTTTCTCGACGATTTCTTTGCCAAGcttaagaagaagaagtgcaCCCTTGGAATTGCAGATGCCAAGCTAGGCGCAGCAATTACCGAAGCTGTGGGTGTCCAATGCAGTCACTTTGGTGTAGTTCCCGAAATACTTCGTGGTGTTCGATTCCACTTTGCTAAATTAGTCAAGG GTTTTACTGACAAGTCCGCTGGCGTGGCACAACTTGGTCTGGGACACAGCTATTCGCGTGCCAAAGTCAAGTTCAACGTGCACCGATCGGACAACATGATTATTCAATCGATTGCGCTTCTTGATCAGCTGGATAAGGATGTCAACACGTTCTCGATGCGGATACGCGAGTGGTACTCGTATCACTTCCCAGAACTGGTCAAAATTGTTCCTGACAATTATATGTTCGCAAAGGCAGCGAAGTTCATCAAGGACCGTAAAGACCTCACCCAAGATAAGCTTGAGGAGCTGGAGCAAATTGTTATGGACTCGTCCAAGGCTCAAGCTATCATAGATGCGGGCAAGATGTCCATGGGCATGGACATTTCCATTGTGGATCTTATGAACATTGAGCTGTTCGCTGAGCGTGTCGTCAAGCTTTCCGAGTACCGCAAAAGGCTCTCCACATACttgcacaacaaaatgaaCTTGGTGGCGCCGAACCTTCAGTCACTTATTGGGGATCAAGTCGGGGCTCGACTAATCTCGCACGCCGGGAGCCTTACCAATTTGGCCAAGTATCCGGCATCGACAGTTCAAATTTTGGGTGCCGAGAAAGCTCTATTCCGAGCACTCAAAACTCGTTCCAATACACCCAAGTATGGACTTATCTATCATTCATCGTTTATCGGAAGAGCTGGTCTTAAGAACAAGGGTCGTATATCACGTTTCCTGGCCAACAAGTGCTCGATTGCATCTCGCATTGATTGCTTTTTGGAACAGCCAACCAGCGTATTTGGTGAAACGTTGAAGCAGCAGGTGGAAGATCGCCTCAAGTTTTACGAATCGGGCGACGTGCCACGCAAGAACATTGAGGTCATGAAGGAGGCCATCGAGGCAGCTGGACAGGAAGCCAATAATACGCCACAGtcagagaagaagaaaaagaagcgtAAGGAGACAACAAATGGCActagcaatggcaatggcaaagtTCTTGACGAGGAGAATGGCGATCCTGAGGCTGATGAAGAGCctaagaagaagaaaaagaagaagaacaagaacaaggtGGCTGTGGAGGTATAg
- the LOC133839230 gene encoding MOB kinase activator-like 1 codes for MAMEFLFGSRSSKTFKPKKNIPEGTHQYDLMKHAAATLGSGNLRNAVSLPDGEDLNEWVAVNTVDFFNQINMLYGTITEFCTEESCGIMSAGPKYEYHWADGLTVKKPIKCSAPKYIDYLMTWVQDQLDDETLFPSKIGVPFPKNFLASAKTILKRLFRVYAHIYHQHFSEVVTLGEEAHLNTSFKHFIFFVQEFNLIERRELAPLQELIDKLTAKDERQI; via the exons ATGGCAATGGAATTTTTGTT CGGATCACGTTCAAGCAAAACCTTTAAGCCGAAAAAGAACATCCCAGAGGGCACGCATCAGTATGATCTCATGAAGCATGCGGCTGCCACACTTGGTTCGGGCAACCTGCGCAACGCAGTCTCTCTACCTGATGGCGAGGATCTCAACGAATGGGTGGCCGTTAATA CTGTCGATTTCTTCAATCAGATTAACATGCTGTACGGCACCATCACAGAGTTCTGCACAGAGGAGAGCTGTGGCATTATGTCGGCGGGTCCGAAATACGAATACCATTGGGCAGATGGTTTGACAGTGAAGAAGCCCATCAAATGCAGCGCTCCCAAGTATATTGACTATCTGATGACGTGGGTGCAGGATCAACTAGATGACGAGACCTTATTTCCATCCAAGATCGGCGTGCCATTTCCAAAGAATTTTCTAGCCTCCGCCAAGACCATATTAAAGCGTCTGTTTCGCGTCTATGCACACATCTATCATCAGCACTTCTCCGAGGTTGTCACATTGGGAGAGGAGGCGCATTTGAATACGTCCTTTAAGCACTTTATATTCTTTGTGCAAGAGTTCAATCTAATTGAGCGACGCGAACTGGCACCACTGCAGGAGCTCATCGATAAGCTTACGGCAAAGGATGAGAGGCAGATATAG
- the LOC133839216 gene encoding TATA box-binding protein-associated factor RNA polymerase I subunit B yields the protein MNESEVMEVDQMECDVCGERTFQEREGYYYCVECGTKKEQLLAVEISAEDTFNDTSKHTSQRTIKKPKINSEDDDITSWEFYNYVLRGFLQELLNMGAKPELKLMTLQVWAAYMRRMEVAFCKNNEMGLPKLNVRALQRDARIIYNHTQNKRKRERQIRKQVNELGDERANWREWRKTKRKLDESGLSGASAPLSRSVGQSNRSLKVQWSTNARRSLKKQMPLKHLDKHSVDSSGSMHCHKLHPKASTLSNFDRNIYCLNMTKLYVVLAISLNLVEDDIQLTDLLRLIDEEYLSSRNMLSYLPDNVAMHGKTLIKQLQFGHQFDKCSFKYLRAHIAQMSRFIDLNGFQNPDLIGLAKRYVLELNLPPEIASYVASLMDALPPSFNPINGPHTYPRYEARVMAYIVYVLKLMFGLDDVKERAISDSALLVNEHLSLVNTNLNHKPMAPLFVYTEWMQFVEMRKNFVAHFNESFAQRFGVSTQSGRKVDDFLSKERRQRDQEYNYQDMLLTPAMQRMRENICLIFETLLRNKFGLSKEADIKDSIEFQPSLTPAHSYFKRILLHVTQTEKGDLSIQVPEWMVVDHTEHQVAPFKNQTTELAQYLATAGKQLSVIELACQADYQKIGLFQTLQRTRPRCKEGRANCDIKTQNWIDELRRREKRPDFVFRQPVAQYGKQYQGKIIERAERRQALEANNPFWKISSTPSYILKVNQEDIALKDLAAIQVFDECHMDPLRVPLKLPRRQINLLPETKDSIEPKLEASSEHEDDEVDEEESKKKIIQLEPLLKISNFDCWLLHGYISKTGESTRKDLRKFFPCSFRWLLDTCAATIGVNWDVLYEQLLVLEVMFHHGIEDWNNHSNHLRLKYNILNKDINLLTKSFRDMW from the exons atgaATGAATCTGAAGTAATGGAAGTTGACCAAATGGAGTGCGATGTCTGCGGGGAACGCACCTTCCAAGAACGCGAGGGTTATTATTACTGTGTCGAGTGCGGTACTAAAAAGGAACAGTTGTTGGCAGTGGAAATCAGCGCCGAAGACACTTTTAACGACACCTCGAAGCACACATCACAACGCACTATAAAGAAGCCGAAGATTAACTCGGAAGATGACGACATCACATCCTGGGAGTTCTACAACTATGTATTGCGTGGCTTCCTCCAAGAACTGCTCAACATGGGCGCCAAACCAGAGTTAAAGTTAATGACCTTACAAGTGTGGGCAGCGTACATGCGACGTATGGAAGTTGCTTTCTGCAAGAACAATGAGATGGGCCTCCCAAAACTGAACGTGCGCGCCCTGCAGAG aGACGCAAGGATTATATACAATCACACCCAAAATAAAAGGAAACGAGAACGCCAAATTAGGAAGCAAGTGAATGAACTCGGAGATGAGCGAGCCAACTGGCGGGAATGGAGAAAAACAAAG CGTAAGTTGGACGAGTCCGGCCTTAGCGGCGCGTCAGCTCCTCTATCCAGGTCTGTAGGGCAGAGCAATCGCAGCCTGAAGGTGCAATGGTCAACTAATGCGCGTCGGTCCCTCAAAAAGCAGATGCCGCTAAAGCATTTGGACAAACACAGTGTAGATAGCTCAGGTAGCATGCATTGTCACAAATTACATCCCAAAGCGAGCACTTTAAGTAATTTTGATCGCAATATTTACTGCCTAAACATGACCAAGCTGTACGTGGTGTTGGCCATATCACTAAATCTAGTTGAGGACGATATCCAGTTGACGGATTTGCTGCGACTCATCGATGAGGAGTATCTGTCTAGTCGAAATATGTTGAGCTATTTGCCCGACAACGTGGCCATGCATGGCAAGACGCTAATCAAGCAGCTGCAATTTGGCCACCAATTCGACAAATGTAGCTTCAAA TACCTCCGTGCTCATATTGCACAAATGTCGCGCTTCATAGATCTGAATGGCTTTCAGAACCCGGATCTGATTGGCCTGGCGAAGCGCTATGTGCTGGAGTTGAATCTGCCACCGGAAATTGCCAGCTATGTGGCAAGCTTGATGGATGCATTGCCGCCGTCCTTTAACCCCATTAATGGACCCCACACATATCCGCGTTATGAAGCCCGAGTAATGGCCTATATAGTCTACGTACTAAAGCTTATGTTTGGTCTGGACGATGTCAAAGAACGTGCAATATCCGATTCGGCCTTGCTTGTCAATGAGCACCTCTCACTTGTCAACACGAATTTGAACCATAAGCCAATGGCCCCACTTTTTGTTTACACGGAGTGGATGCAATTTGTAGAAATGCGTAAGAATTTCGTTGCTCATTTTAACGAAAGCTTCGCCCAACGCTTTGGCGTGTCCACTCAAAGTGGACGCAAGGTCGACGACTTTTTGAGCAAGGAGCGTAGGCAGAGAGATCAGGAATACAACTACCAGGATATGCTGCTAACTCCAGCCATGCAACGTATGCGAGAAAACATTTGCCTCATATTCGAAACGCTGCTCAGAAATAAATTTGGATTGAGCAAGGAAGCAGACATCAAAGACAGCATTGAGTTCCAGCCCAGTTTAACGCCAGCGCACAGTTACTTTAAGCGTATTCTGCTACACGTCACACAGACGGAGAAGGGGGACTTAAGTATCCAGGTTCCGGAATGGATGGTTGTTGATCACACTGAACATCAAGTGGCtccatttaaaaatcaaaCCACTGAGCTTGCCCAATACTTAGCTACTGCCGGAAAGCAATTGAGCGTCATTGAATTGGCTTGTCAGGCGGATTACCAAAAGATAGGCTTATTTCAGACACTGCAGCGCACGAGACCTCGTTGCAAAGAGGGCCGCGCCAACTGCGACATTAAGACGCAGAATTGGATTGATGAGTTACGTCGCAGGGAAAAACGACCTGATTTCGTATTTCGCCAACCGGTGGCTCAATATGGTAAACAATATCAAGGTAAAATTATAGAACGTGCCGAGCGTCGGCAGGCGCTGGAGGCAAACAATCCGTTTTGGAAGATAAGCTCAACGCCAAGCTATATACTGAAGGTTAACCAAGAAGATATTGCGCTTAAGGATTTGGCAGCAATACAAGTATTCGATGAGTGCCACATGGACCCCTTGCGAGTGCCGCTAAAGTTGCCTCGTCGCCAAATCAATTTACTGCCAGAGACCAAGGACTCAATTGAGCCCAAATTAGAAGCAAGCAGTGAGCATGAAGATGACGAAGTAGATGAGGAAGAgtctaaaaagaaaataattcaattagagCCGCTTTTAAAGATATCAAATTTTGATTGTTGGCTCTTACATGGTTATATATCAAAAACAGGCGAGTCAACCAGGAAGGATTTAAGAAAGTTCTTCCCCTGCTCATTTCGTTGGTTGCTCGACACCTGCGCCGCAACTATTGGTGTCAATTGGGATGTGTTATATGAACAATTGTTGGTGCTAGAGGTGATGTTTCACCATGGCATCGAGGACTGGAATAATCATTCCAATCACTTACGCCTTAAATACAATATCTTGAATAAGGACATTAATTTACTAACGAAATCTTTCAGAGATATGtggtaa